GCCTTAACATGATTCCACAACGGAGGTAAGTCAGCAGAGACTTTTTGCACAGAAAGCTCTGGAGGCTTTGCATTCTTGAAAAAGGAATGTTTCAATAGTTTCTCTGCAGTTAGCCTCTTTGTCAAGTCTTTCACCAAGCACATTGCAACCATTTCTTTAAAACACTGTTCGAAATTGAGGAAATGCTTTAGCAATAAAAAACATAAGAATGAGGAAATGCCGAAATAGAAACAAACAGCTAGAATATGGATCTAACTTGGTGTCCTAGAGAAAGTTTATATCTAAGTAGAAACAAACAGATAGAATATTGATCCAGTTTGGTGTGCTAGAAAATGTTTATATCTAAGCACAGTAGCCAACTATTAGAAGAAAAAGGACATGCCTTGGGGAACTTTTTATCGCGGTCATAATCAAGTCCAGGAGGCGCATTTTGTATGGTCATCAAAGGAACCTACCAAAACGAGGAAGTTCCATTAAGTGCACAACTACAGTTCAAGAACATGTTGCATCAAGTTCATTATTGTTATCTGGTGTTGTTGCATATAACGTCCATACCTTCATTGGGGGATATTTCGAGAATGGTGCATGACCATGAGCCAACTCCAGTGTGGTGGATTCCAAATGAGCAGATATCAGCCCTGATACAaagaaaaatcaccatttctttcacAAAACTATGAAACCAAATTATGCACAAAGGCCATTTTAGTGTTTCTGGAATTCATTAGACACAATGTTTACTtaatttctcttctttctttcaggTTTTCCCTTAGCTCTAATTTGCTGCTCATGACAAGCTCTAGGTTGCAAACTTAAAAGGAACATATACTAACAACTTTCTAATTCAACTAAAATATATTAGTCACACTACTTCCCACTTAAGTGGCGAAAATTGGAGCATTCTATACGCAAAGACCATTCCCAGGGACTGATTTTCCATACACTCAGAGTTTCCTTTGCCACTGACTGTAAGCTCTCGTAAAACAAGTACaattaatatataataaaaagcTTAGCCATGCTTGTTTAACATATAAAAAGaggtaaaaaattttacaaGAAGATGAGCACCACATTGTCCCCAGCTGGCATTTCTCGGCATAATGAAGCAACTATATCGGCATAATCATTAATATCTAGCCTCATCAACTTCACTGCATTCATAAGAAAAGATCTGACTTTAGTTGAGCAGTTCTTTAATACTCTCTCCTAACCAAGAGGAAACGGGTGAAGTAATCTGAGGCAAACAATAAAGGTAATGGAGTAATAATAAAACAAGAACAAGAATAAATGAAACAGAGATCTATATAAGGAAGGGTACCTGGTTTTCCTTTTGCACACTAGCTAGAATCGGCTTTAAAAGACCCAATGGGATGTCATCACTCTCATCTAAAAGCCAAGTCATAATATCTTCCATGTATGAGAATACAGCTTGTGGGTGGTTGAACCTTGTATTAGACATTCAAACACAGAACAACAATCAGCACATGACAATTGAATGTGTTGACTTCCATGAGACGGGTGCAAGATTAGCAAATGAATACCtctaatttgtttaatttggtACAACTTTCTAAATTACTCCGTTAGGCTAGTTGCATTGCATACCATGAGTTGATCACTCAACAACAAATAATAAAGGCTTGCCATGAGTCGagcaaaattttcaatttcattgcTGCTAAATGAGGAGTTCACGAAGTTGAAAGCAGATCATATTTGCAGGAAAGAAGGTTGAACATAATGGGAATGCTATTACAAGTTCGAATTCAATGCTATTACAAGTTCGAATTCAAGATAACCTTAATTGTTAGTATTAGAGTTAATTTAAAGAAGCAAACAAATATCAATTACTACAAGACCCAAAGAGAAAAGGCAGTTAATCAAAATGTCTTGACAATAAAAATACATATTAAAAATTAGCTGTAACATCTTAGCCTTACTTAATGGTACTTAGAAGGACTTCGAAGATTTTAGTGACCAATGAGTCGCAGCCTATGTCCAGCAAGATGATGCAGCATTTGACCTTCGCAACGATTTCAAGAATGTGCAAAGCTTTAGCATAGCAGCGACCAGAGAAAAGCGACAACTTCTTGAATGCAGCTAAAGTGAACCGAAAAATATCTTGTACAGCATGCAAATGAAAAGGCTGAGAACTGGCTCTAAACAAGTATACAACAGGAAGCAGACAAACAAATACAGAAAAGAGTAAATACTGTTGTAGGTGTTCAGCTTACCTTCATTCTTTCATTCTCATAAGGTTGATGCGGAGAACTAATCCTTAACACCTCACAGATGCAAGACATAACTGAAATCCTGACATCTGTATTAGGATGTCTAAGCAGCCTATCAGAGATCAAAGCCA
This portion of the Coffea eugenioides isolate CCC68of chromosome 11, Ceug_1.0, whole genome shotgun sequence genome encodes:
- the LOC113751108 gene encoding serine/threonine-protein kinase fray2-like; this translates as MPRNASWGQCGLISAHLESTTLELAHGHAPFSKYPPMKVPLMTIQNAPPGLDYDRDKKFPKCFKEMVAMCLVKDLTKRLTAEKLLKHSFFKNAKPPELSVQKVSADLPPLWNHVKANLSLKDAAQLALKKMPSAKQEALSHV